A window of the Glaciimonas sp. CA11.2 genome harbors these coding sequences:
- a CDS encoding S49 family peptidase: protein MRTNNCKTDIENMENPKKEGWERDLLEKLATASLREQRARRRWGIFFKLATLCLIGFGVWYAAHYESADTTTVGRHTALVKLNGVIDADGNGSASVLIPALDNAFAATDSVGVILRINSPGGSPVQAGIINDEIGRLRKEYPKKPLYVVVDEMCASGGYYIAAAADKIYVNKASIVGSIGVLMDGFGFTGLMEKLGIERRLLTAGENKGFLDPFSPMSETQKGFAKEMLGEIHQQFIDVVRKGRGTRLKETPETFSGLFWTGSKAIDMGLADGYGTVESVSRDILKAEDVVDYTKSEGLPERVLKKFGVSVGEGVVGTMMSLQKPVLR from the coding sequence ATGCGTACTAACAATTGCAAAACCGATATTGAGAATATGGAAAATCCGAAAAAAGAAGGCTGGGAACGTGATTTACTGGAAAAGTTGGCGACCGCTTCGTTGCGCGAGCAGCGTGCGCGCCGTCGCTGGGGAATTTTCTTTAAGCTGGCGACTTTATGCTTGATTGGCTTTGGGGTTTGGTATGCGGCCCACTACGAGAGCGCTGATACGACCACGGTTGGTCGGCATACGGCGTTGGTTAAACTTAATGGTGTCATTGACGCAGACGGCAACGGATCTGCAAGCGTATTGATCCCGGCGCTTGATAATGCGTTTGCGGCGACTGATTCGGTCGGTGTGATATTGCGTATCAATAGTCCTGGCGGAAGTCCGGTTCAGGCGGGAATTATTAACGACGAAATTGGTCGCTTGCGTAAGGAATATCCGAAGAAGCCGTTATATGTCGTGGTGGACGAAATGTGCGCCTCCGGTGGTTATTATATCGCTGCCGCAGCCGATAAAATTTATGTCAACAAGGCGAGTATTGTCGGATCGATTGGGGTCTTGATGGATGGCTTTGGTTTTACCGGTCTGATGGAAAAACTGGGTATTGAGCGGCGGTTATTAACGGCTGGTGAAAATAAAGGATTTCTCGATCCATTTAGTCCGATGTCCGAAACTCAAAAGGGCTTTGCGAAAGAAATGCTCGGTGAAATTCATCAGCAATTTATCGACGTAGTTCGCAAAGGTCGCGGAACGCGCCTGAAAGAAACGCCGGAAACATTTTCTGGTTTATTTTGGACTGGCAGTAAGGCGATTGATATGGGATTGGCGGACGGCTACGGTACGGTCGAGAGTGTCTCACGCGATATCTTAAAGGCGGAAGACGTGGTTGATTACACCAAGAGCGAAGGGTTGCCTGAACGTGTATTGAAGAAATTTGGCGTGTCGGTTGGCGAGGGCGTCGTGGGGACGATGATGAGTTTGCAGAAACCGGTATTACGTTAA
- a CDS encoding Maf-like protein, whose protein sequence is MPSSQQLPAPTRSGVISNIHISPRLILGSSSKYRKELLSRLHIPFEVISPEIDETPRLGETPEETAMRLAREKALAVALMAPEALIIASDQIATLDGEQIGKPGTHQNALLQLQKMRGRRVVFHTALCLLDGRSIKSESIVQLENIQTFVTFRNLPDAELDAYLHIEQPYDCAGSAKNEGLGIAILEKIESSDPTALTGLPLIALTGMLRRAGVSFFTN, encoded by the coding sequence ATGCCCTCTTCGCAACAGCTTCCAGCGCCAACGCGGTCCGGCGTTATATCAAATATCCACATCTCACCTCGTCTTATTCTTGGCTCTAGCTCCAAATATCGCAAGGAATTGCTCTCCCGCTTGCACATTCCGTTCGAGGTGATATCTCCAGAAATCGACGAAACCCCGCGTTTGGGCGAGACACCAGAAGAAACTGCCATGCGACTTGCCAGAGAGAAAGCATTGGCGGTGGCGTTGATGGCGCCAGAAGCACTGATTATTGCATCAGATCAAATTGCGACGCTAGACGGGGAGCAGATCGGGAAACCGGGGACGCATCAAAATGCCCTCCTTCAACTGCAAAAAATGCGTGGTCGACGAGTTGTGTTTCACACAGCACTATGTCTGCTGGACGGACGCTCAATTAAATCCGAGAGCATAGTGCAACTGGAAAATATTCAGACTTTTGTCACCTTCCGTAATTTGCCAGACGCAGAACTGGATGCTTATTTGCATATTGAACAACCATACGATTGCGCAGGAAGTGCCAAAAATGAAGGACTTGGGATCGCCATTCTTGAAAAAATCGAGAGCAGCGATCCAACTGCGCTGACGGGCTTGCCACTCATTGCACTAACCGGCATGTTACGCCGCGCTGGCGTGTCCTTTTTCACCAATTAA
- a CDS encoding SAM-dependent methyltransferase has translation MAGILYLIPNTLGQTDVEHGNPLASVIPEDVQGLTAKLGYFIAENAKTARAFLKLINASHPLTQSLQTINIAELNVNTPVTALPALLAPLLAGQDAGLVSEAGVPAVADPGANLVRMAHAHGIQVRPLVGPSSLLLAVMSSGLNGQSFAFNGYLPIDVDQRTKRIKALELRSRQENQTQLFIETPYRNTALLEALSAQCQPNTLICVATDLTLLTETIKTQTAARWKTALGTNKGPDFHKKPTVFLILAE, from the coding sequence ATGGCAGGTATCCTGTATTTGATTCCCAATACCCTCGGGCAAACCGACGTCGAGCATGGCAATCCTCTGGCTTCCGTTATTCCGGAAGATGTCCAGGGCCTCACTGCGAAACTAGGTTATTTCATTGCCGAAAACGCTAAAACAGCGCGTGCATTTTTGAAGTTAATCAACGCCTCGCATCCACTGACACAATCGCTGCAAACCATTAATATCGCCGAACTTAACGTTAATACACCGGTTACCGCATTACCGGCACTGTTGGCGCCATTACTGGCCGGTCAGGATGCTGGCCTGGTTTCTGAAGCGGGCGTCCCGGCAGTCGCCGACCCTGGTGCTAATCTGGTGCGAATGGCGCATGCGCATGGCATTCAGGTCAGACCGTTGGTTGGTCCGTCATCATTATTATTGGCAGTAATGAGTAGTGGTTTAAATGGACAAAGTTTTGCGTTTAATGGTTACCTGCCAATTGATGTTGACCAGCGGACCAAGCGCATCAAAGCGTTGGAACTGCGCTCCCGTCAAGAAAATCAAACCCAGCTTTTTATCGAAACTCCGTATCGCAATACTGCCTTACTGGAGGCCCTGAGCGCTCAATGCCAGCCGAATACATTGATTTGTGTCGCAACCGATCTTACGCTATTGACCGAGACAATAAAAACGCAAACGGCCGCGCGCTGGAAGACTGCACTCGGCACGAACAAAGGTCCAGACTTTCATAAAAAACCGACGGTTTTCTTGATACTCGCAGAATAG
- a CDS encoding RluA family pseudouridine synthase, translating into MKDLARFSGVRAEGRRDGRTQGKAQVRTPAATKYKTVLQSKMIEAAKLTNLTKVTKVAEVVAPPEVAPQVQLITISDEEAGQRIDNFLLRICKGVPKSHIYRVLRSGEVRVNKGRIDQTYRLLEGDILRVPPIRIAERAEKTAPGAEFKILLEDSHLLVIDKPAGVAVHGGSGVSYGVIEQLRASRPDAKFLELVHRLDRDTSGILLLAKKRSALTNLHEQMRDGETDKRYLVLVHGDWKNARQHVKLPLRKYTAADGERRVRVQEGGQASHTIFSLIRRYGDFALLEAELKTGRTHQIRVHLASSGFAIAGDDKYGDFSLNRALQKADGERIAFKRMFLHAYQITFTHPESGKPVTLKAPLPPECERFLKSLPQTSSAAEPAQDD; encoded by the coding sequence ATGAAGGACTTAGCGAGATTTTCTGGCGTAAGGGCTGAGGGCCGCCGCGATGGCCGAACTCAGGGCAAGGCACAGGTGCGGACCCCAGCCGCTACCAAGTACAAAACTGTTCTTCAAAGCAAGATGATTGAGGCAGCCAAATTAACCAATTTAACTAAAGTAACGAAAGTAGCGGAAGTTGTCGCACCACCCGAAGTTGCTCCCCAAGTCCAGTTAATCACTATTTCTGACGAAGAAGCGGGCCAGCGGATTGATAATTTTTTATTACGTATTTGCAAGGGAGTGCCGAAAAGTCATATCTATCGCGTTTTGCGTTCGGGCGAGGTCCGGGTAAATAAAGGCCGCATAGATCAGACTTATCGATTGTTGGAAGGCGATATCCTGCGCGTACCACCCATTCGTATTGCAGAGCGAGCTGAAAAGACGGCACCGGGTGCGGAATTTAAAATTCTCTTGGAGGATAGTCATCTGCTTGTCATTGACAAGCCAGCGGGCGTTGCCGTGCATGGCGGGTCTGGAGTCAGTTACGGTGTGATTGAGCAACTGAGGGCTTCTCGTCCTGATGCCAAATTTCTCGAGCTGGTGCATCGTCTTGATCGTGATACCTCAGGCATTTTATTATTAGCAAAGAAACGTTCCGCTTTGACTAATTTGCATGAACAAATGCGTGATGGCGAAACCGACAAGCGTTATTTGGTTTTGGTGCATGGTGATTGGAAAAATGCGCGTCAGCATGTAAAGTTGCCTTTGCGCAAGTATACTGCCGCCGATGGTGAGCGTCGGGTAAGGGTGCAAGAAGGAGGTCAGGCCTCGCATACGATATTTAGTCTGATCCGCAGATATGGCGACTTTGCATTGCTTGAGGCTGAGTTAAAAACGGGTCGCACTCACCAGATTCGGGTGCATCTTGCCTCGAGTGGTTTTGCGATCGCAGGTGATGATAAATACGGTGATTTTTCATTAAATCGTGCTTTGCAAAAGGCAGATGGCGAGCGAATTGCATTTAAACGCATGTTTTTGCATGCTTATCAGATTACTTTTACCCATCCGGAGAGTGGAAAGCCGGTCACGTTAAAGGCGCCACTACCGCCAGAATGTGAACGGTTTCTAAAAAGTTTGCCGCAAACAAGCTCGGCAGCAGAACCAGCGCAGGACGATTAA
- a CDS encoding HAD-IIIA family hydrolase: MARKSFDLIVFDWDGTLMDSTATIVKCIQSAAKDLGLAIPDRKAASHVIGLGLSEAIRMAIPGLESHLYPRVVERYRHHYLAQDEDLILFDGVREMLADLSQQGYFLAVATGKSRVGLNRALHSSNLLSVFDATRCADETFSKPHPAMLHELTRELGQDLKRTVMIGDTTHDLQMAINAGAAAIAVDYGAHPASELTPLHPVFTASSAIALHAWLNDNA, translated from the coding sequence ATGGCGCGGAAAAGTTTTGATTTAATTGTGTTTGATTGGGACGGTACGCTGATGGACAGCACCGCGACAATTGTGAAGTGTATTCAATCGGCGGCAAAAGATCTTGGTCTGGCGATTCCTGATCGGAAGGCCGCGTCGCATGTCATCGGACTTGGACTATCTGAGGCAATACGCATGGCAATCCCGGGTTTAGAGTCGCATCTATATCCACGTGTAGTGGAGAGATATCGCCACCACTATCTGGCGCAGGACGAGGATTTAATCTTATTTGATGGCGTTCGTGAAATGTTGGCGGATCTGTCGCAGCAAGGCTATTTTCTGGCTGTGGCGACTGGCAAGAGTCGTGTCGGGCTAAATCGTGCCCTGCACTCAAGCAATTTGCTGTCTGTATTTGATGCCACGCGTTGTGCCGATGAGACTTTTTCAAAGCCACATCCAGCGATGTTGCACGAACTGACGCGTGAACTTGGCCAAGACCTTAAGCGCACAGTCATGATTGGTGATACCACGCATGATTTACAAATGGCTATCAATGCTGGTGCCGCAGCGATTGCGGTTGATTATGGTGCGCATCCAGCCAGTGAACTAACGCCGTTGCATCCGGTCTTTACTGCTAGTTCAGCGATAGCGTTACATGCTTGGCTAAATGACAATGCGTGA
- a CDS encoding Rieske (2Fe-2S) protein, with protein sequence MTSGLIPICSSSDLVERGMGVRFAVKVNGEALTAFVVRYENSVHGYLNRCAHVPIELDWNEGDFFESSGLYLMCATHGAIYTPDKGKCVGGPCRGASLRKVAVEENDNQVFWRPDDYVNAPGV encoded by the coding sequence ATGACATCTGGTTTGATACCAATCTGCTCTTCTTCTGATCTCGTTGAGCGTGGGATGGGTGTGCGCTTTGCCGTAAAAGTGAATGGTGAAGCGCTGACCGCTTTTGTGGTTCGTTATGAAAATAGCGTACATGGATATTTGAACCGTTGCGCGCACGTTCCGATAGAGTTGGACTGGAATGAAGGTGATTTTTTTGAATCCAGCGGCTTGTATCTTATGTGTGCCACGCATGGCGCAATTTACACGCCCGATAAGGGAAAGTGCGTTGGCGGCCCTTGTCGTGGGGCGAGTTTGCGCAAAGTGGCGGTAGAAGAAAATGATAATCAGGTATTCTGGCGCCCTGATGACTATGTTAATGCACCTGGAGTGTAG